The proteins below are encoded in one region of Alosa sapidissima isolate fAloSap1 chromosome 24, fAloSap1.pri, whole genome shotgun sequence:
- the LOC121699852 gene encoding myosin light chain kinase, smooth muscle-like has protein sequence MASQNRGQKKTYVSTFSMDLKPSRAPQVVTVHVGQRLENGVEKSRILLDYEQTKSTTDSKPGRAAETHQTKLHRQPQPEVKHSFNSTLAASSKKSPTREEKKKDPAVKFEDTPEHVEVRVGETAQLFCSYNSPEPVASCWIHNREQAVVSEDRSSVKSEQQSSSLQISDVRPEDAGSYTLFVRNRRGSTQHTIQLSVVDRPHPPASCPYVSQLTSRSLVLSWSGTCYDGGSAVTGYVVELRQVGPGEPGDWTELTSRCQNTCYRVRSGLDPSGEYRFRVRAYNSVGVSDPSEESDCIRMETQDCPHEESYVDVVIDTTHTVKDHYNVHERLGVGKFGQVYRLVHKENGRVSAGKFYRGRGSREKTAARKEIELMNELHHPKLVQCLGAYDSRSEIVMIMEYIAGGELFERIMDDNFEYTEPTSVRYMQQILEGIQYVHQKNIVHLDLKPENIVCVNTTGTLIKIIDFGLGSKLDPHNPLMVMHGTPEFVAPEVIGYEPVGLATDMWSIGVICYILLSGESPFQGNSDAETLTLVTAARWEFDSESFEDITDEAKDFIRSLLKKDNRERISCEEALAHPWMASFSTPEPRATKSLNKGKMRRFLAKQKWKKAGKAVLALKRMTHLSSKSDGPDSLNSSVDELTLSPQAEKAVQSLDKSLRSEPRFNSTLSDMTRLRGSTVHLVCNIQGYPDPEVLWLHNEDPVEETDRVQIAYEEDGTCALILSDVEPQDSGVYKCRASNRLGEALCSARLTVEM, from the exons ATGGCCTCACAGAACCGGGGTCAGAAGAAAACATATGTGTCCACTTTCAGCATGGACCTGAAGCCTTCACGCGCACCACAGGTGGTCACCGTGCATGTGGGCCAAAGGTTAGAGAATGGAGTCGAGAAAAGCAGAATTCTTCTGGACTACGAACAGACAAAATCCACTACAG ATTCAAAACCTGGGCGTGCAGCTGAAACACATCAAACCAAGCTCCACAGACAGCCGCAGCCAGAGGTCAAACACTCTTTCAACAGCACGCTGGCAGCATCTTCAAAGAAGAGTCCAAcaagggaagagaagaagaaag ACCCAGCAGTGAAGTTCGAGGACACACCGGAGCATGTGGAGGTGCGAGTGGGAGAGACGGCTCAGCTCTTCTGCTCCTACAACTCCCCGGAGCCTGTAGCCTCCTGCTGGATCCACAACAGAGAGCAG GCTGTGGTGAGTGAGGATCGCTCCAGTGTGAAAAGTGAACAGCAGAGCAGCAGTCTGCAGATATCGGACGTCAGGCCTGAGGATGCAGGAAGTTACACACTCTTCGTGAGAAACCGGAGAGGGTCCACACAGCACACCATCCAGCTGAGTGTCGTAG ACCGACCCCATCCACCAGCCTCCTGCCCCTACGTCTCCCAGCTTACCTCCAGGTCTCTGGTGCTATCCTGGTCAGGCACGTGCTACGACGGCGGCTCGGCTGTGACCGGCTACGTGGTTGAGCTGAGGCAGGTAGGCCCTGGGGAGCCAGGGGACTGGACCGAGCTGACAAGCCGGTGTCAGAACACTTGCTACCGGGTGCGTTCGGGCCTTGACCCGTCTGGGGAGTACCGCTTCCGTGTGAGGGCCTACAATTCTGTAGGCGTCAGTGACCCCAGTGAGGAATCCGACTGCATCAGGATGGAAACACAAG ATTGTCCACACGAGGAGTCTTATGTGGACGTGGTCATTGACACCACGCACACTGTGAAGGATCACTACAACGTTCATGAGCGACTAGGAGT AGGGAAGTTTGGGCAGGTGTACCGGCTTGTGCACAAAGAGAATGGCCGGGTAAGTGCTGGGAAGTTCTACCGGGGACGTGGGTCCAGAGAGAAAACAGCGGCCCGGAAGGAAATTGAACTGATGAACGAGCTGCACCATCCGAAACTCGTGCAGTGCCTGGGAGCTTATGACAGCCGCTCTGAGATAGTCATGATCATGGAATA TATTGCTGGTGGAGAGCTGTTTGAGCGCATCATGGACGACAACTTTGAGTACACGGAGCCCACCAGTGTGCGCTACATGCAGCAGATCCTGGAGGGGATTCAGTACGTCCATCAGAAGAACATTGTTCACCTGGACCTCAAACCTGAGAACATTGTATGCGTCAACACCACTGGCACACTCATAAAGATCATTGACTTTGGGCTCGGCAGCAAACTGG ACCCACACAACCCACTGATGGTGATGCATGGGACCCCCGAGTTTGTGGCGCCAGAAGTGATCGGCTATGAGCCTGTGGGTCTGGCCACAGACATGTGGAGCATTGGAGTCATCTGTTATATCTT GCTAAGTGGGGAGTCTCCGTTCCAGGGGAACAGTGATGCGGAGACACTGACTCTGGTGACCGCAGCCCGCTGGGAATTTGACTCTGAGAGCTTTGAGGACATCACCGATGAGGCCAAAGATTTTATCCGCTCGCTGCTCAAAAAGGACAACAG AGAGCGAATATCTTGTGAAGAAGCGCTGGCACACCCCTGGATGGCGTCTTTCTCTACACCGGAGCCACGTGCAACCAAATCCCTCAACAAGGGCAAGATGAGGAGATTTCTGGCTAAACAAAAATGGAAG AAAGCTGGGAAGGCGGTTCTGGCATTGAAGAGGATGACTCATCTTTCCAGTAAATCAGATGGACCAGACTCCCTAAACTCATCAGTTGATG AGCTGACGCTGAGTCCGCAGGCAGAGAAGGCCGTCCAGTCCCTGGACAAGAGCCTGAGGAGTGAGCCACGCTTCAACAGCACCCTGAGTGACATGACCCGGCTCCGCGGCTCCACGGTCCACCTTGTGTGCAACATCCAAG GGTACCCTGATCCGGAGGTGCTGTGGCTGCATAATGAAGACCCGGTGGAGGAGACCGATCGGGTCCAGATCGCGTACGAGGAGGACGGCACCTGCGCGCTCATTCTGTCGGACGTGGAGCCGCAGGACTCTGGGGTCTACAAGTGTCGTGCCAGCAACAGACTAGGGGAGGCGCTGTGCTCAGCCCGCCTCACAGTGGAGATGTAG